The proteins below come from a single Camelus bactrianus isolate YW-2024 breed Bactrian camel chromosome 2, ASM4877302v1, whole genome shotgun sequence genomic window:
- the ZNF330 gene encoding zinc finger protein 330, with protein MPKKKTGARKKAENRREREKQLRALRSTIDLAKHPCNASMECDKCQRRQKNRAFCYFCNSVQKLPICAQCGKTKCMMKSSDCVIKHAGVYSTGLAMVGAICDFCEAWVCHGRKCLSTHACACPLTDAECVECERGVWDHGGRIFSCSFCHNFLCEDDQFEHQASCQVLEAETFKCVSCNRLGQHSCLRCKACFCDDHTRSKVFKQEKGKQPPCPKCGHETQETKDLSMSTRSLKFGRQTGGEEGDGASGYDAYWKNLASEKYGDTSYHDEEEDEDEAEDDEEEEDEGGKDSDAETSDLFTNLNLGRTYASGYAHYEEQEN; from the exons ATGCCTAAAAAAAAGACTGGTGCCAGGAAGAAGGCAGAGAACCGCCGGGAACGTGAAAAACAACTGAGAGCATTAAGAAGCACTATCGACTTGGCTAAACACCCATGCAATGCTTCAATG gAATGTGACAAGTGTCAgag GCGGCAGAAGAATAGAGCGTTTTGCTATTTTTGTAATTCTGTACAGAAGTTACCAATTTGTGCACAGTGTG GGAAAACAAAGTGCATGATGAAGTCTTCAGACTGTGTCATAAAGCACGCTGGTGTCTACAGCACTGGCCTTGCAATGGTG GGTGCAATATGTGACTTCTGTGAAGCTTGGGTATGTCATGGTAGGAAATGTCTCAGTACACATGCCTGCGCCTGCCCGCTTACTGATGCTGAGTGTGTGGAATGTGAACGGGGTGTCTGGGACCACG GAGGCAGAATTTTCAGTtgttctttttgccataactttCTCTGTGAAGATGATCAGTTTGAACATCAAGCCAGCTGCCAGGTTTTAGAGGCGGAAAcatttaaat GTGTTTCATGTAATCGGCTTGGTCAGCATTCCTGTCTCCGTTGTAAG GCTTGTTTCTGTGATGATCATACAAGGAGCAAGGTGTTTaagcaagagaaaggaaaacagcctCCCTGCCCTAAATGTGGACATGAGACTCAGGAAACTAAGGATCTTAGCATGTCAA CACGCTCCCTGAAATTTGGCAGGCAAACTGGAGGTGAAGAGGGAGATGGAGCTTCTGGGTATGACGCCTATTGGAAGAACCTTGCATCTGAGAAGTATGGTGATACCAGCTACCACGatgaggaggaagatgaggatgAAGCAGAGGACgatgaagaggaagaagatgaaggGGGGAAAGATTCAGATGCTGAGACGTCAGATTTGTTTACTAACTTGAATTTAGGAAGGACCTATGCCAGTGGCTATGCTCACTATGAGGAACAAGAGAACTAG